In Streptomyces ambofaciens ATCC 23877, a single genomic region encodes these proteins:
- a CDS encoding gas vesicle protein, whose product MSAAPMQPRRDGEGSLAHVVETLLDKGLVLNADIMVSVAGVELLGIRLRAALASFETAARYGLEFPSGTDTETAAWRETREEKETCPACGKRVPVEQLLDQWCPWCGWRSAQAQLRDGSGQAALTGRQEAHAEGDVEGDGARERDEAEREAERRD is encoded by the coding sequence GTGAGCGCGGCTCCCATGCAGCCCCGGCGGGACGGCGAGGGAAGCCTCGCGCACGTGGTGGAAACCCTGTTGGACAAGGGCCTGGTGCTCAACGCGGACATCATGGTCTCGGTCGCCGGGGTCGAGTTGCTGGGCATCCGGTTGCGTGCGGCCCTCGCCTCCTTCGAGACGGCCGCCCGCTACGGACTCGAGTTCCCTTCCGGCACGGACACGGAGACCGCCGCGTGGCGTGAGACCCGGGAGGAGAAGGAGACCTGCCCGGCGTGCGGCAAGCGCGTTCCCGTCGAGCAGTTGCTGGACCAGTGGTGCCCGTGGTGCGGCTGGCGCAGTGCGCAGGCCCAGTTGCGGGACGGCTCCGGGCAGGCCGCCCTGACGGGCCGCCAGGAAGCCCACGCCGAGGGGGACGTCGAGGGCGACGGAGCCCGCGAACGGGACGAGGCCGAACGAGAGGCCGAGCGGCGTGACTGA